The following proteins come from a genomic window of Streptomyces sp. NBC_01716:
- a CDS encoding DNA cytosine methyltransferase, with protein MNERTGVELFAGPGGMSLGLEAVGISSIGIEWDANAVTTRRAAGMPTIHGDVRHHGPADFPGATVLAGGPPCQTFTVAGNGAGRLALATILAAIKRMSTRDTTPYSFEDDRTALVLEPLRWALDAMDQDRPYRAIVLEQVQQVQQVWDAYAEALNAEGYHVATGVLSTEQHGIPQTRRRAVLVARLGAPVALPAATHRPYRKGRPRDEGDPTLLPWVPMGDALDRPQPFSVISNYGTGGDPKNRGRRTSAEPAFTVTGKISRLRLVDTDGAELPRLTHAEAGQLQSFPAAHPWAGRDIPQQIGNACPPLLAAALATSALGAAA; from the coding sequence TTGAACGAACGAACAGGCGTCGAACTGTTCGCCGGCCCCGGCGGCATGAGCCTCGGACTCGAAGCGGTCGGCATCTCGTCGATCGGCATCGAGTGGGATGCCAACGCCGTAACCACCCGCCGGGCCGCCGGAATGCCCACCATCCACGGCGACGTCCGCCACCACGGACCCGCCGACTTCCCCGGCGCCACCGTCCTTGCCGGCGGGCCGCCCTGTCAGACGTTCACCGTCGCGGGCAACGGCGCCGGACGCCTCGCTCTGGCCACCATCCTGGCCGCGATCAAGCGCATGTCCACCCGCGACACCACGCCGTACAGCTTCGAAGACGACCGCACCGCCCTCGTGCTCGAACCGCTCCGCTGGGCGCTCGACGCCATGGATCAGGACCGGCCGTACCGGGCGATCGTCCTGGAGCAGGTGCAGCAGGTGCAGCAGGTGTGGGACGCCTACGCCGAAGCGCTCAACGCTGAGGGCTACCACGTCGCCACCGGCGTCCTGTCCACCGAGCAGCACGGCATTCCTCAGACCCGGCGCCGAGCCGTTCTCGTTGCCCGCCTCGGAGCTCCCGTCGCACTGCCCGCGGCGACCCACCGCCCGTACCGCAAGGGTCGACCGCGGGACGAGGGCGACCCGACCCTGCTGCCGTGGGTGCCCATGGGCGACGCCCTCGACAGGCCCCAGCCGTTCAGCGTGATCTCCAACTACGGGACGGGCGGCGACCCGAAGAACCGCGGCCGACGCACGAGCGCCGAACCGGCTTTCACCGTCACCGGCAAGATCTCTCGGCTCCGCCTCGTCGACACCGACGGCGCCGAACTCCCGCGCCTCACCCACGCCGAGGCCGGCCAGCTCCAGTCCTTCCCTGCCGCCCACCCGTGGGCCGGACGCGACATCCCGCAGCAGATCGGCAACGCCTGCCCGCCCCTGCTCGCCGCCGCACTCGCCACCTCGGCCCTCGGAGCCGCCGCGTGA
- a CDS encoding HNH endonuclease translates to MAVSKRLRYEILRRDSHTCRYCGATAPDVPLRVDHVTPVALGGTDTPDNLVTSCEPCNSGKSSATVDSAVVAAVTDDALRWAEAMRQAAADLAEQQKPKLAYRAAFESAWNGWTYENNGKKRTFNLDPEWKSSLDRFREAGLPVEVLPDIVDKAMANKTVLPDNLFRYCCGIAWRMISDLQDRAKVIVGGSPRPTAPVDSIIQAAMDVWAADAGDDANEETRQSLFASAQVHREADVDPHRLVEAAQYAAWFGLTGIGDAITALEHDSVLAKWQSAWHTSTGEYASDEQIARVKERVEALLAAGVYYGRLEKAAVYAGAQRSTFLHFGLTDEESAVAGGSAIGAKAMEIWSRSYFSAAGRWPSADERAAFTESIRRIGRDGDTWIADIYPAAAAAGAYQDPDIGTCITRHLSVFEAAARPLAPAA, encoded by the coding sequence ATGGCCGTCTCCAAGCGCCTCCGCTACGAGATCCTCCGCAGGGACTCGCACACGTGCCGGTACTGCGGTGCGACCGCCCCCGACGTGCCGCTGCGCGTCGACCACGTCACCCCGGTCGCGCTCGGAGGCACCGACACCCCCGACAACCTCGTCACCAGCTGCGAACCGTGCAACAGCGGCAAGAGCTCGGCCACCGTGGACTCCGCGGTCGTGGCCGCCGTCACCGACGACGCGCTTCGGTGGGCCGAAGCGATGAGGCAGGCCGCGGCAGACCTCGCGGAGCAGCAGAAGCCGAAGCTCGCATACCGAGCCGCGTTCGAGTCCGCCTGGAACGGGTGGACTTACGAGAACAACGGCAAGAAGCGGACCTTCAACCTGGACCCGGAATGGAAGTCCAGTCTCGATCGATTCCGCGAAGCCGGCCTGCCTGTCGAAGTCCTGCCCGACATCGTCGACAAGGCCATGGCCAACAAGACCGTTCTGCCGGACAACCTCTTCCGCTACTGCTGCGGCATCGCCTGGCGCATGATCAGCGACCTTCAGGATCGGGCGAAGGTAATCGTCGGCGGATCGCCGCGACCGACAGCTCCCGTCGACTCAATCATCCAGGCAGCCATGGACGTATGGGCCGCGGATGCCGGTGACGACGCCAACGAAGAGACACGGCAGAGCCTCTTCGCCAGCGCACAGGTGCACCGCGAGGCGGACGTCGACCCGCATCGTCTCGTGGAAGCCGCCCAGTACGCCGCGTGGTTCGGGCTAACGGGGATCGGCGACGCAATCACCGCGCTCGAACACGACAGCGTTCTGGCGAAATGGCAGTCCGCTTGGCACACCAGCACTGGTGAATACGCCAGCGACGAACAGATCGCCCGAGTCAAGGAACGAGTCGAAGCACTTCTTGCCGCCGGGGTCTATTACGGCCGCCTAGAGAAAGCAGCGGTCTACGCGGGTGCCCAGCGGTCCACCTTCCTGCACTTCGGCCTAACCGATGAGGAGTCGGCCGTGGCGGGTGGCTCGGCTATCGGCGCAAAGGCGATGGAGATCTGGTCCCGCTCCTACTTCTCGGCTGCGGGCCGCTGGCCGAGCGCCGATGAGCGTGCGGCGTTTACCGAAAGCATCCGACGAATCGGCCGCGACGGCGATACGTGGATCGCCGACATCTATCCGGCTGCGGCTGCTGCCGGCGCCTACCAGGACCCCGACATCGGCACGTGCATCACCCGGCATCTGTCGGTCTTCGAGGCCGCCGCTCGACCTCTCGCTCCCGCCGCCTGA
- a CDS encoding helix-turn-helix domain-containing protein, with translation MSIKVTNWVWARSESRNGARLVMLALADRADDNGFCWPSIDDLAERTRLSPRAVQKGIATLVTDGELTVENGGGRHRSNRYQIVPKPCTSDGVTDKEPRTSDGVLRRETPNFGPETPNSATETPNNTPGNPVQSAPEPPVEPSVEPSENPPSREPEPQDISEQMFTKWWEQYSRTTAQAKNTIRRAISDALRNGLEPAVLWQALVRIGDLSKPVTGGTLQFALSEIRQQVALGAADGTNVVSLAAARRPSTTDARVSQALEAGRRLQALHDAQTQENQ, from the coding sequence GTGAGCATCAAGGTCACCAACTGGGTGTGGGCCCGCTCGGAGTCCCGCAACGGGGCTCGGCTGGTCATGCTCGCCTTGGCCGACCGGGCGGACGACAACGGGTTCTGCTGGCCGTCTATTGATGACCTGGCCGAGCGGACCCGACTGTCTCCGCGGGCCGTGCAGAAGGGGATCGCCACTCTCGTAACCGACGGCGAGTTGACGGTCGAGAACGGCGGCGGCCGGCACCGCTCGAACCGCTATCAGATCGTTCCCAAACCCTGCACATCTGACGGGGTTACCGACAAGGAACCCCGCACATCTGACGGGGTATTGCGCAGGGAAACCCCGAACTTTGGACCAGAAACCCCGAACTCTGCGACAGAAACCCCGAACAATACTCCCGGTAACCCCGTCCAGAGTGCACCCGAACCCCCAGTAGAACCGTCAGTAGAACCGTCAGAGAACCCCCCATCACGCGAACCCGAGCCGCAGGACATCAGCGAGCAGATGTTCACCAAGTGGTGGGAGCAGTACAGCCGCACCACCGCACAGGCGAAGAACACGATCCGCCGCGCCATCTCGGACGCCCTCCGCAACGGCCTTGAGCCGGCTGTTCTCTGGCAAGCCCTTGTGCGCATCGGTGATCTCTCGAAGCCCGTCACCGGCGGCACGTTGCAGTTTGCCCTCTCGGAGATTCGCCAGCAGGTGGCACTTGGCGCTGCCGACGGCACGAACGTCGTGTCCTTGGCTGCTGCTCGACGCCCCTCCACCACCGACGCCCGCGTGAGCCAGGCCCTGGAGGCCGGCCGTCGCCTGCAAGCCCTCCATGACGCGCAGACCCAGGAGAACCAGTGA
- a CDS encoding zinc finger domain-containing protein → MITFEEAGRLLGLAAARDQRTVGDADILAWHADLNAAGVTLAVAEQALTRFYAKDMASLEPDQRRRVTTPDIIGIARKIRAERVADFIYEPPPGDEDPHYLRRLRGQLEATANGVRPAVPERAGIESSTKRDVQALLGQVGRSVPGEPDEATPAEVEKVRRPGPLGVECPTCQAAIGRPCKAGEFGGTRRPRELRNPHAARGRVARGEPASLDTPEEIERRRAASLAHLARLAAEREIADAEIVEAAS, encoded by the coding sequence GTGATCACCTTCGAAGAGGCAGGCAGACTTCTCGGTCTCGCCGCCGCCCGAGACCAGCGAACCGTCGGTGATGCCGACATCCTCGCCTGGCATGCCGACCTGAACGCCGCAGGCGTCACCCTCGCCGTTGCCGAGCAGGCCCTCACCCGCTTCTACGCCAAGGACATGGCGAGCCTGGAGCCCGACCAGCGGCGCCGGGTGACGACCCCCGACATCATCGGCATCGCCCGCAAGATCCGGGCCGAGCGGGTCGCCGACTTCATCTACGAGCCGCCGCCCGGCGACGAGGACCCGCACTACCTCCGTCGGCTCCGGGGGCAGTTGGAGGCCACCGCCAACGGTGTCCGGCCAGCCGTGCCGGAGCGGGCGGGGATCGAGAGCAGCACGAAGCGCGACGTGCAGGCGCTGCTCGGGCAGGTCGGCCGCAGTGTTCCCGGCGAGCCGGACGAGGCGACCCCGGCCGAAGTCGAGAAGGTCCGCCGCCCTGGCCCGCTCGGAGTTGAGTGCCCGACCTGCCAGGCGGCGATAGGGCGGCCGTGCAAGGCGGGCGAGTTCGGCGGCACCCGGCGCCCGCGCGAGCTGCGCAACCCGCACGCCGCACGAGGCCGCGTCGCCCGCGGCGAGCCCGCTTCCCTGGACACCCCCGAGGAGATCGAGCGCCGCCGTGCCGCATCCCTCGCGCACCTCGCCCGCCTCGCCGCCGAGCGCGAGATCGCGGACGCCGAGATCGTCGAGGCCGCGTCATGA
- a CDS encoding DUF4326 domain-containing protein, which produces MATYEIEFGALGGVRPVPPLTVRTTDPNVLNEAVVDHARPYITPALTELGRPELADCLFRTNRQRSMGQFLHLNFATGMAAEFLPARITTTPERIQRQRTKGWASNGARYVGRGTRYGNPNRIVRRADTGGWHVEHDNGGGVGTFPKAEAHRFAVDSYRAHLDAHPELVAAAREELRGRDLMCWCAPELACHVDVLLPLANAAAVAA; this is translated from the coding sequence ATGGCCACCTATGAGATCGAGTTCGGCGCCCTCGGCGGGGTACGCCCCGTCCCGCCGCTCACCGTCCGCACCACCGACCCGAACGTCCTCAACGAGGCTGTCGTCGACCACGCCCGCCCGTACATCACCCCGGCCCTCACCGAACTCGGTCGGCCCGAGCTGGCCGACTGCCTGTTCCGCACGAACCGCCAGCGATCAATGGGCCAGTTCCTCCACCTGAACTTCGCGACGGGAATGGCCGCCGAGTTCCTCCCCGCCCGGATCACCACCACCCCCGAACGCATCCAGCGCCAGCGCACCAAGGGTTGGGCATCGAACGGCGCCCGGTACGTCGGCCGCGGCACCCGCTACGGCAACCCCAACCGCATCGTCCGGCGGGCCGACACCGGAGGCTGGCACGTCGAGCACGACAACGGCGGTGGCGTCGGAACCTTCCCCAAGGCCGAGGCGCACCGCTTCGCCGTCGACTCCTACCGCGCCCACCTCGATGCTCACCCCGAGCTCGTAGCCGCCGCACGCGAGGAACTGCGCGGACGGGACCTCATGTGCTGGTGCGCCCCCGAACTGGCCTGCCACGTCGACGTGCTGCTGCCCTTGGCGAACGCTGCGGCGGTGGCCGCATGA
- a CDS encoding zinc finger domain-containing protein: MTRHVAAPMPEAIRHFMRAGQDPARGTNCPWCQARAHQPCRIPSSGKTGAKVHQQRKDAWARLTACCTTCQVTPGVPCHRDGRELENGAVHAVRHTEAEVTAA; the protein is encoded by the coding sequence ATGACCCGCCACGTGGCCGCCCCGATGCCCGAGGCGATCCGGCACTTTATGCGCGCCGGCCAGGACCCCGCCCGCGGCACCAACTGCCCCTGGTGCCAGGCCCGAGCCCATCAGCCGTGCCGCATCCCGTCATCCGGCAAAACCGGCGCCAAGGTCCACCAGCAGCGGAAGGACGCGTGGGCGCGGCTCACCGCCTGCTGCACCACTTGCCAGGTCACCCCCGGTGTTCCGTGCCACCGCGACGGTCGCGAGCTGGAGAACGGGGCCGTGCACGCCGTCCGGCACACCGAAGCCGAGGTGACAGCGGCATGA
- a CDS encoding helix-turn-helix domain-containing protein, protein MNRYCEIPACTNFARPGRHTCTSHQARQHRAQLPAEPAPEVDLEEVEFIVRGGLSAADLPRAEQQAVVAQLASRRTPASRIAELVGVSERTVHRWQTANQAA, encoded by the coding sequence ATGAACCGGTACTGCGAGATCCCGGCCTGCACCAACTTCGCCCGCCCCGGCCGGCACACCTGCACCAGTCACCAGGCCCGACAGCACCGCGCCCAGCTGCCCGCCGAGCCAGCGCCGGAAGTCGACCTCGAGGAAGTCGAGTTCATCGTCCGTGGCGGACTATCCGCCGCCGATCTACCCCGAGCCGAACAGCAGGCCGTCGTCGCCCAGCTCGCCAGCCGGCGTACACCCGCCTCGCGGATCGCCGAACTCGTCGGCGTCAGCGAGCGCACCGTCCACCGCTGGCAGACCGCCAACCAGGCCGCTTGA
- a CDS encoding DUF4326 domain-containing protein, with protein MTTEVISLKGCIREYGPRLERAPQGLVYVGRKWTLGGWDLPSHPLANPFSVKRYGSREAVVAEYLRLLLRRPDLVGQAVKLRGSILGCWCAPDLCHAHVVAEVADGMTRDQAVAWAAELAAVATRATTAA; from the coding sequence GTGACCACCGAAGTGATCAGCCTGAAGGGCTGCATCCGCGAGTACGGCCCGCGCCTGGAACGCGCACCCCAGGGCCTTGTTTATGTCGGCCGCAAGTGGACTCTCGGCGGCTGGGATCTGCCGTCCCACCCGCTTGCGAATCCGTTCTCGGTGAAGCGCTACGGCAGTCGGGAGGCCGTGGTGGCGGAGTATCTGCGGTTGCTGTTGCGGCGCCCGGATCTGGTCGGGCAGGCCGTGAAGCTGCGGGGTTCGATTCTCGGCTGCTGGTGCGCGCCGGACCTTTGCCATGCGCACGTCGTGGCCGAGGTGGCGGACGGCATGACCCGCGATCAGGCCGTCGCGTGGGCGGCTGAGCTCGCCGCCGTCGCCACCCGCGCGACCACCGCCGCCTGA
- a CDS encoding endonuclease VII domain-containing protein, protein MTETLGLSEKPHRVCKRCRTAKPVAAFHSMGRGRRRPLCAPCRSETRPPEFRQGTPEEKYQGLLRREYGITLKQYRQMLATQGGGCAICGSPPSDKRRLAVDHCHSSGRVRALLCVPCNTQLGSFEKIRHLAVEYLARYGAGNPALGYDTASGTEVEEVA, encoded by the coding sequence ATGACCGAGACGCTTGGACTCTCCGAGAAACCGCACCGCGTGTGCAAGAGGTGTCGAACCGCTAAGCCGGTGGCGGCATTTCACAGCATGGGGCGCGGGCGTCGTCGGCCCTTGTGCGCACCATGCCGCTCGGAGACCCGCCCGCCGGAGTTCCGGCAGGGGACGCCCGAGGAGAAGTACCAGGGCCTTCTGCGGCGCGAGTACGGGATCACCCTCAAGCAGTACCGCCAGATGCTGGCCACACAGGGTGGCGGCTGCGCGATCTGCGGCTCGCCTCCCAGCGACAAGAGGCGGCTGGCCGTTGACCACTGCCACAGCTCTGGGCGAGTTCGAGCTCTGCTCTGCGTGCCTTGCAACACGCAGCTTGGCTCCTTCGAGAAGATCCGCCACCTCGCCGTCGAGTACCTGGCCCGATACGGGGCCGGCAACCCGGCCTTGGGCTACGACACGGCCTCGGGGACGGAAGTCGAAGAAGTCGCATGA
- a CDS encoding HIT family protein, with product MPDQPEPTNSAAESPMAELIRLRREWPPGPAAEWSEQHAASGVQPDTRPVPECLFCQPGGDGNTVIAEAASAYLRLDNYPSADGHMEVVPKRHMESFFDLTSAEVDDVYTLACDARAHVPDADGWTIGINEGRAAGRTIDHVHVHLIPRRHGDVADPRGGVRWVLPDTAALPDTRRCCAEQGNPAVAHSTDGTGCYAIEPARPDTERRERYAAAITEFVSGSPEGDADAADAALAVADEEQRDLYGMLRAERGQADGIITRLRAELESANESAQKALEQRQEMAEERYVWQERGDRAEALAARLRAELEQARATVLRERADFYDGVLRDSLDPDSDPRYCTAIHDIALGLRRLAAETAAGSGGQAESAHPDKVVFIAEYFEHDRWTYLGTSDDRPSPERLRARTHGLPARVVRATTTYTVEDGAQQPDDVEEGTCSACGEPAFRVRPSLSGAWRHGGALCDRPDQSFRPQQP from the coding sequence ATGCCCGACCAGCCCGAGCCCACGAACTCCGCCGCCGAGTCCCCGATGGCCGAGCTGATCCGGCTCCGGCGCGAATGGCCGCCCGGACCGGCCGCCGAATGGAGCGAGCAGCACGCCGCGTCCGGGGTGCAGCCCGACACCCGGCCGGTGCCCGAGTGCTTGTTCTGCCAGCCGGGCGGTGACGGCAACACGGTGATCGCGGAGGCCGCCAGCGCCTACCTGCGCCTCGACAACTACCCGTCCGCCGATGGCCACATGGAGGTCGTGCCGAAGCGGCACATGGAGTCGTTCTTCGACCTGACGTCCGCCGAGGTGGACGACGTGTACACCCTGGCCTGCGATGCCCGCGCGCACGTCCCGGACGCGGACGGGTGGACGATCGGGATCAACGAGGGCCGTGCTGCCGGGCGCACCATCGACCACGTGCACGTGCACCTGATCCCGCGCCGTCACGGGGATGTGGCGGACCCGCGCGGCGGGGTGCGGTGGGTGCTCCCGGACACGGCGGCACTGCCTGACACCCGGCGGTGCTGTGCGGAGCAGGGCAACCCGGCCGTCGCCCACAGCACGGACGGGACCGGGTGCTACGCGATCGAGCCCGCCCGGCCCGACACCGAGCGGCGCGAACGGTACGCGGCGGCGATCACCGAGTTCGTCAGCGGGTCACCGGAGGGCGACGCCGACGCGGCCGACGCTGCGCTGGCCGTGGCGGACGAGGAGCAGCGGGACCTGTACGGCATGCTCCGCGCCGAGCGCGGCCAGGCGGACGGCATCATCACCCGCCTGCGCGCCGAGCTGGAGAGCGCCAACGAGTCGGCCCAGAAAGCCCTGGAGCAGCGTCAGGAGATGGCGGAAGAGCGGTACGTGTGGCAGGAACGCGGCGACCGCGCCGAAGCCCTGGCGGCCCGCCTGCGTGCCGAGCTGGAGCAGGCCCGCGCCACCGTTCTCCGTGAGCGGGCGGACTTCTACGACGGTGTGCTCCGGGACTCGCTGGACCCGGACAGCGACCCCCGGTACTGCACCGCGATCCACGACATCGCCCTCGGGCTTCGCCGCCTGGCCGCCGAGACCGCCGCCGGGTCCGGTGGGCAGGCCGAGTCCGCGCACCCCGACAAGGTCGTCTTCATCGCCGAGTACTTCGAGCACGACCGGTGGACGTACCTCGGCACCAGCGATGACCGGCCCAGCCCGGAGCGCCTGCGGGCACGTACCCACGGCCTGCCTGCGCGCGTGGTGCGGGCGACGACGACGTACACGGTCGAGGACGGGGCGCAGCAGCCCGACGACGTCGAGGAGGGGACCTGCTCGGCATGCGGTGAGCCCGCCTTCCGCGTCAGGCCCAGCCTGTCCGGCGCATGGCGGCACGGCGGCGCTCTGTGTGATCGGCCGGACCAGTCGTTCCGCCCGCAGCAGCCGTAA
- a CDS encoding LuxR C-terminal-related transcriptional regulator produces MSAALTPRQRQVLILAANGHGDTSIGRAIGISRATVRRHLQGAFGVLGVRDRTQAVAVALRLGEVALGEVRVPVASPLGPQQAREGPSVTA; encoded by the coding sequence ATGAGCGCAGCCCTGACGCCCCGCCAGCGGCAGGTGCTGATCCTCGCCGCGAACGGCCACGGGGACACGTCGATCGGCCGCGCGATCGGGATCAGCCGGGCCACGGTCCGCCGCCACCTCCAGGGCGCCTTCGGGGTGCTGGGGGTGCGGGACCGGACGCAGGCGGTCGCGGTGGCTCTGCGGCTGGGGGAGGTGGCGCTCGGGGAGGTCCGGGTGCCGGTCGCATCTCCGCTTGGACCGCAACAGGCCCGAGAAGGGCCCTCAGTGACCGCCTGA
- a CDS encoding DUF3800 domain-containing protein → MTGLLLGAAHPGTLPKLNVYVDETGDRGLGQRSSPFFAMTALMVPAEDDWTVRYAAAGLRSVIHGGDTEQVKPLHWVDHFKRKHADRRLMAATALAGMPSARVIHVIVPKEAARTAPGMADRDRFYNYTTRLLLERVAHAAKGWLGGPRFAIVRLGLVKGMDHADTAGYLNFVRQGQIETWGVPWQHIKWPPVWMGTDWDGIQLADLHAGLLNCALSGDPADDACASNLLLCKHQLYRRNGRLRGYGVKVVGTDSSFVTGRSWWEKWSVG, encoded by the coding sequence ATGACAGGTCTCCTCCTCGGCGCGGCCCACCCAGGCACCCTCCCGAAGCTCAACGTGTACGTCGACGAAACCGGAGACCGCGGCCTTGGGCAACGGTCCTCGCCGTTCTTCGCCATGACCGCCCTCATGGTCCCCGCCGAAGACGACTGGACCGTCCGCTACGCCGCCGCCGGCCTCCGCTCCGTCATCCACGGCGGAGACACCGAACAGGTGAAGCCGCTCCACTGGGTGGACCACTTCAAACGCAAGCACGCAGACCGGCGACTCATGGCCGCCACGGCACTCGCCGGAATGCCATCCGCCCGCGTCATCCACGTCATCGTCCCCAAGGAAGCCGCCCGCACCGCCCCCGGAATGGCCGACAGAGACCGCTTCTACAACTACACAACCCGCCTCCTGCTCGAACGCGTCGCCCACGCCGCCAAGGGCTGGCTGGGCGGGCCGCGGTTCGCCATCGTCCGCCTCGGACTCGTCAAGGGTATGGACCACGCCGACACCGCCGGCTACCTCAACTTCGTGCGACAGGGGCAGATCGAAACCTGGGGCGTGCCCTGGCAGCACATCAAGTGGCCGCCCGTGTGGATGGGAACCGACTGGGACGGCATCCAGCTCGCTGACCTGCACGCGGGGCTCCTCAACTGCGCACTCAGCGGCGACCCCGCCGACGACGCGTGCGCCTCGAACCTGCTCCTGTGCAAGCACCAGCTCTACCGCCGCAACGGTCGGCTCCGCGGCTACGGCGTCAAGGTTGTCGGCACGGACTCGTCGTTCGTGACCGGCCGCTCCTGGTGGGAGAAGTGGTCCGTGGGATGA
- a CDS encoding GIY-YIG nuclease family protein: protein MRVFRTDAVGESVAASKALLLDARLSYAARGLLLEILARPEGWEANADELSREARLARGDTASEGRRAVRALFGELEAVGYMRRTRHRNSSGTFYTVLEVGDSPEALPHPQRSPVERAPFPTRRQESVVYVIGDGRSRVVKIGTTSNLRSRLKGLQTGSAYELRVLWSFGGDVRLEEYLHRRYGELRLEGEWFDFGDDDPVERVMATVDTYYLVPLGTCASWS, encoded by the coding sequence ATGCGAGTCTTCCGCACCGACGCGGTCGGCGAGTCGGTTGCCGCGTCCAAGGCCCTGCTGCTCGACGCCCGACTCAGCTACGCAGCAAGGGGTCTTCTGCTTGAGATCTTGGCGCGCCCGGAGGGTTGGGAAGCGAACGCTGATGAGCTCTCGCGCGAGGCCCGCCTCGCGCGAGGAGATACCGCAAGCGAAGGGCGGCGGGCGGTGCGAGCTTTGTTCGGGGAGTTGGAGGCGGTCGGATACATGCGCCGCACGCGTCATCGCAACTCCTCAGGCACGTTCTACACCGTCCTGGAGGTTGGGGATTCGCCGGAGGCTCTGCCGCATCCGCAACGGTCCCCGGTCGAACGGGCACCGTTCCCGACGCGGCGGCAGGAGAGCGTCGTGTACGTCATCGGCGACGGGCGTAGCAGGGTGGTCAAGATCGGCACGACCAGCAATCTCCGCAGCCGCTTGAAGGGTCTCCAGACCGGTTCGGCCTACGAGTTGCGGGTGCTGTGGTCGTTCGGTGGTGACGTTCGCCTGGAGGAGTATCTGCACAGGCGTTACGGCGAACTCCGGTTGGAGGGCGAGTGGTTCGACTTCGGTGACGACGATCCGGTGGAGCGCGTCATGGCGACGGTGGATACCTACTACCTGGTCCCGTTGGGGACGTGCGCAAGTTGGTCGTAG
- a CDS encoding DUF6907 domain-containing protein, with protein MIHPNHETEITVTVLHDAPIVPARSTVHPTPCPAWCKDRHHPSAHNSSAHDTAHRSPEVLLTAPGINGPDVIVRAELFRLDELDSSSEEVIYVQGEGQREMSGPELDVFIAQAQGFVDSLRVLRGQLG; from the coding sequence GTGATCCATCCCAATCACGAAACGGAAATCACAGTGACTGTACTTCATGACGCCCCGATCGTCCCGGCCCGGTCGACGGTTCACCCGACGCCGTGCCCGGCGTGGTGCAAGGACCGCCATCACCCGTCGGCCCATAACTCGTCGGCGCATGACACGGCTCACCGGAGCCCCGAAGTGCTGCTCACCGCGCCCGGCATCAACGGTCCGGACGTGATTGTGCGGGCGGAGCTGTTCCGTCTTGATGAGCTCGACTCCAGCAGTGAAGAGGTCATTTACGTGCAGGGCGAGGGGCAGCGGGAGATGTCCGGTCCGGAGCTGGACGTTTTCATTGCGCAGGCGCAGGGATTCGTCGACAGCCTGCGGGTGCTGCGCGGTCAGCTCGGCTGA
- a CDS encoding GntR family transcriptional regulator, whose product MPELPERTALYRLYDASDRLLYIGIAKDTKKRWKDHELIQRWWHLVARHTITWLPSREQALAVEEKTVREETPLYNAERLPNGRYKRLKYDDTREVRHAADSLLREIADGVLTPGTQIHLVRLARRYGVSAISVMGALRSLPHNAIEERGNTRWVAKR is encoded by the coding sequence ATGCCTGAACTCCCCGAGCGCACCGCGCTCTACCGCCTGTACGACGCGAGCGATCGACTCCTGTACATCGGCATCGCCAAGGACACCAAGAAGCGCTGGAAGGACCACGAGCTGATCCAGCGGTGGTGGCACCTGGTCGCGCGACACACGATCACATGGCTCCCCTCACGCGAACAGGCATTGGCGGTCGAGGAGAAAACGGTCCGCGAGGAGACCCCCCTCTACAACGCCGAGCGCCTCCCGAACGGGCGGTACAAGCGACTCAAATACGACGACACGCGAGAGGTTCGGCACGCCGCCGATTCCCTTCTACGGGAGATCGCCGACGGCGTCCTCACCCCCGGCACCCAGATCCACTTGGTGCGCCTAGCCAGGCGATACGGCGTCTCCGCTATCAGCGTCATGGGGGCACTGAGGTCGTTGCCTCACAATGCCATCGAAGAGCGCGGCAACACCAGGTGGGTCGCTAAAAGGTAG